GTTGTTGCCACACCGTTACCGGAGACGCCGCCCTGTCACAGGAACGAGCGCTGCGTGTCACACGTTCGTGACACGGGCCAGGGCTTGCGCTACCGGGCGCTGCCCCGCGCGGCCTTCTGGATGAGCTCCAGCAGGGAGCGCAGGTGCGGCTCCGTCACCGGCTCCACCATCTGGACCGAGTGCCGCCGTCCGCCGTCGTCCTCGATGGTGACGGTGTAGCGCGTCCGGTCCGCGCCGGCCGTGGGCCCTCCTCCCACGGTGGCCGGCTGTTCGAAGAAACGGGCCTCCCGCACCTTCCGCTGGAGCGCTTCCGCGGTGGCGGGAGGCAGGGCCGCCAGGTCCACCGTGCGGGGCCTGGCGAGGCCCGGGAAGAAGGCGATGCCCCCGTCCCGTTTGAGCTCGATTCGCATTCCGTCGACCCCAGGGGCTAGTGCTTGCGCTGCACCGGCTGCGTGGCCTGCTTCGGCAGCTGCGGCGTCCAGGCCGGCGCGCCCGCGCGCTCCTTGGAGACCTTGATGCCCACCTGGTTCCAGGCGTCGCGCACGATCTGCTCCTCGTCGCCGCTGCCGAAGAGCCGGACGGCCGCCGTCACGGTGAGCCGGGCGAAGGAGAGGAACGAGGCGTTGGGCTTCAGCCGGGAGTCGCGCAGCGTCTCCAGCCAGATGAGGCCCGCCTTCTCCCACGCGAAGCCCTTCAGGTTGATGGCCGCGAGGCAGAAGGCCTTGTTGGGGATGCCGGAGTTGATGTGCACGCCGCCGTTGTCCTCCCACGTGCTCACGAAGTCCTTCATCAGGGCCGGCTGCGGATCCTTGCCGAGCACCGGATCATCGAACGCGGTGCCTGGGTCCTTCATGGAGCGCAGGGCCTTGCCCTGGACCTTGTCCGTCAGGAGCCCCGCGCCAATGAGCCAGTCGGCCTGGTCCGCCGTCTGGTTCAACAGGCGCTGCTTCACGAGCGAGCCGAAGCAGTCCGACATGTGCTCGTTGAGCGCGCCCGCCTGGGAGAAGTAGGCAAGCGGGCCCTCGTGCTCCGTCACGCCGTGGGTCAGCTCGTGCCCGATGACGTCCACCGAGATGGTGAAGCGGTTGAAGAGCTCGCCGTCGCCGTCGCCGAACACCATGCGCTCGCCGTCCCAGAAGGCGTTGTCGTAGCCGCTGCCATAGTGGACGTGCCCGTTGAGGGGCATTCCGTTCCCGTCAATGGAGTTGCGCCCGTAGACATCCCAGTAGAGGTCGTAGGTCGCGCCCAGGCCGAGGTAGGCCTCGTCGACCGCCGCGTCGCCGGTGTCATTCGCTCCCTCGCTGCGGACCTCCAGTCCCGGAAGGGCTTCGGAGTTCTTCACGTTGTAGATGGTGCGGCGCTTCTGGCTCTCCACGACCATGGGCCCCGGGATGAGGCGCTTCGCCGCCTGGGGCGCACCGCTGCTCGACAGGCGGATGGCGCGCAGGGTGTTGTCGATGGAGAGCGTCCGCAGGGCCTGCGCGCGCTGCTGTGGCGAACCGTTCTGGGCAATCTGACGGCTGACGTACGGCGGCAGGATGCAGTGGTGGGAATGCCAGATTCGAGTGTTGCAACACATCACCCATCTCCTTCTGTGGGGGTACACGAAGACGATGGTGATGACGGCAAGCCGGATTCGGGACACGGGGCGGCAAGGGCTCCCCGGTCGCCAGGGAACCCGTGCGGCGCCTCGCGCCCGGGCCTGCTCGCGCGGTGTCATGACCCGCCGCGCGGCGCTTCGCGCAGCCGGTCAGGCATGGCCACGGTCCTTCGCGCTTCCCCCCGCGCGAAGGGCCGGTGTCAGGGCTTGTGCAGGACCGCCGTGTCCCCCACCAGCCACAGCTCCGAGGACGACGGCGCCCACACGCCCCGGAGGACGCGGCGGGTGCCGGTGGTCTCCGCGGTCCACTTGCCGCCGTCGAAGCGCAGCAGCGTGCCGTTGTCCCCCACGGCCCAGACCTCGGTGGCGGAGCGCCCCATCAGGCCGTTGAGCTGGGACGAGGTGCCGCTGGCCACGGGGAGCCAGAGCGTGCCGTTGTAGCGCAGCAGCGTGCCCCCCGCGCCCGCGGCCCAGATGTCCGTGGGCCCGCTGCCCCAGACGGCC
This genomic stretch from Corallococcus caeni harbors:
- a CDS encoding protealysin inhibitor emfourin, giving the protein MRIELKRDGGIAFFPGLARPRTVDLAALPPATAEALQRKVREARFFEQPATVGGGPTAGADRTRYTVTIEDDGGRRHSVQMVEPVTEPHLRSLLELIQKAARGSAR
- a CDS encoding M4 family metallopeptidase: MCCNTRIWHSHHCILPPYVSRQIAQNGSPQQRAQALRTLSIDNTLRAIRLSSSGAPQAAKRLIPGPMVVESQKRRTIYNVKNSEALPGLEVRSEGANDTGDAAVDEAYLGLGATYDLYWDVYGRNSIDGNGMPLNGHVHYGSGYDNAFWDGERMVFGDGDGELFNRFTISVDVIGHELTHGVTEHEGPLAYFSQAGALNEHMSDCFGSLVKQRLLNQTADQADWLIGAGLLTDKVQGKALRSMKDPGTAFDDPVLGKDPQPALMKDFVSTWEDNGGVHINSGIPNKAFCLAAINLKGFAWEKAGLIWLETLRDSRLKPNASFLSFARLTVTAAVRLFGSGDEEQIVRDAWNQVGIKVSKERAGAPAWTPQLPKQATQPVQRKH